GTCCGCGTCATTGACCCTCGTAAAAAAAAGATTGTGGCGGTAAGTGAAAGCCCTGAGGGATTCGGGGGCCGTAGCGCTTCACTTCAAAGCATTGATCGCCAAACCTGAccagtgtgtttctgttttaaggAGAAGGACAAAGCTCACGAGGGAGCTCGGCCAATGAGAGCAATCTTTTTAGCAGATGGAAACATTTTCACCACTGGATTCAGCCGCATGAGCGAGCGCCAGCTAGCCCTCTGGAAAACTGTATGTCACTGAAGTCATTTAATACTGAACACACTGATACATCACATTACACTGTTATCCTCACGACACTCCTGTCTTTTAAAGTAATGTTAAGGTTAGGGAATTTTGCTTTCTGTCCAATAATACAAGTCAAAATATCAGGGGCATCGTCAGTTTCTCCTGTCCTGATTGGTACAGGAGGAGCATTTATCTGTACTCTGAGGCTATGACACCTCATCTCCAGCTGGGGGCAGTCAAATCAAAGTCTAACAGGGGCAGATCTATTAGCTCTGTAAATGTTATCCGACACTATGCTGTCACTACATGGGAGGAATTTTATGTTTCCAGGATAGCATGGATGAACCAATATGTGTTCAAGAGATGGACACCAGTAATGGAGTCCTGCTGCCCTTCTATGACCCCGACACCAACATAGTTTACCTGTGTGGAAAGGTACATCAACCTCTTATTTacaaatgcttttctttttatttgaattaCCCTTTATCACTCTTTTCACAAACTTAACTTTAAGCTGTGAATGTGTCCTCAGGGTGACAGCAGCATTCGGTACTTTGAGATAACTGATGAGGCACCATTCGTTCACTACCTCAACACCTTTTCCACCAAGGAGCCCCAGAGGGGCATGGGGTACATGCCGAAAAGAGGTCTGGATGTCAACAAATGTGAAATAGCAAGGTACAGTAATAATATTTCTACTCGATGTCCAAGGTTAACtagaaataaactaaaaactacgATTCAATGTGAAAACCCATTTTAGTTCATTAAAAGGAATATGAGACATGTTAAAAAAGTAAGCtaaattaaattctttttttgaaattggaaaaatgaactaaaataaaaatataaaggaaatatcattagttttattttctgtcaaaaaTTTACTACAGCTTGCCTGATGAGTCTTTGATGGACGTGTTTATTGAGACGAGCAAGTCTGTGAGTCGACTGAGCACTCAAAGGACCTTCTTTCTACATATTCACCCATATGCATAGaagggcttttttttcttctaaggCTAATCCCGTTTCACCCAACATTTACGCACTTGCGCTCCAATGCGTGTATCAGGGGCAGCTTGGGGTTCCTCGACATGTAGACATGTGATCGAATCGCCGACCTTCTGATTGGTAGgcgacctgctctacctccagaGCCGCAGCCTCCCCAAATTAGATTTACCAGTAATTCTCAAAGTGGAAAGTCCCCAAGGAGATGTGACTCACAGTTGAGGGAAtcacagaatattttttttataaataatgtaGTTGTGGTATACCatagaaaatgtgtgtgtgtgtatgtagatgTGGTGGTTATTTATGCCAGCAAAACAAGTGTGTTAAGTTCATAACTCTATTTTTAGCTTAATCCAAACTTCACTCTAAGCCCAAAGCAGCAAAATCTGTGTTTCAGATAATATTTTATGTGACCAACAATCCACAGATGTTCAGTATCAAAGTATTCACACTTTAGACTTCATGTAAAACTCATTTAACATAAtggaaagtttttgttttgtttttactgtaaagccataaggggggaaaaaaacttctATAATAGTGAcatctttttattcaaatgtttaaatgtctATTGCTTTGGCATTCATTCATATTACATCAATGCGCGAAGGCTTTTATCAgttggaaaagctgtaaaacttgtgaaaatGCAGTTAAAAGTCCCAAGCTTATGTCCCCCTTTATATTTTCTAAAGCTGTCCAATTGTCCGGATTAGAGTCTTTGTCAGGCCAATTTTAGTCCCTGGCCCTGCTTTAGAAACTAGAAGTAGGACTTCTTTTGATATTTTTGCTCCTCTGACAGCTCGTattcttgtctaatattaacTTTCTCTGTAGGTTTTACAAATTACACGAGAGAAAATGCGAACCGATCATCATGACAGTCCCACGTAAGGTAAGTCTGTTTATATAGCTTTACCTGCCTGCTGTGCTTCCTTTGCTGCTCTAAAGACCAGGTCCTCTAACTTTTACACctcaacatttgtttttgttttttttctctccctgtatCATCTGCACCTGCCCAGTCGGATCTGTTCCAGGACGACCTGTACCCAGACACGGCCGGCCCTGATCCCTCCCTGGAGGCGGAGGAGTGGTTTGCGGGCAAGAACGGTGGGCCCATCCTGATCTCACTGAAAGATGGCTACGTCTCCACAAAGAACCGGGACCTGAAAGTGGTCAAGACGAATGTTCTGGAGAGCAAGCCGGCCACAAAAGTGGAAAATGTCCCGACTGTCCAGAAGCACGCTTCTCCACAATCCTCAGTAGTGAGTGTCGGGACTGAAAAGCCGAATCTGTGTTGTGTAACGTCGTCTCATTACTGCTCCCTCTTTTAGCTGACTTTTCAATTCTCCGATCCCagtaattattattatggtTGGAACAATTCACTAAAATTATGGATCAGCACATACTCGGGTGTTGGAGTCACAATTGAGTGTGACAGCAAAGGAAAATGTTAACTGCTTGCAGGGTCTCTAAgtcaagaaataaataaaaaaatcactgtttccaaaaagttgtttaaatgtttaaaatgataaacGACGTTTTTAAATGGCTTCATGGAGCTAACTCACTCTGTGTTTTTTGaccagaaaatggaagacaagCTGGAAGAGGTGCTCCGAGAGTTCAAGTCGCTCAGGGACCGCGTCATCCTTCAGGACCGTCGCATCGCCAGACTGGAAGAGCAGGTCGCAAAGGTCGCCATGTAAGACGCGGCCCCTTCCCAGGACCACTCGTCGTTTTTAGGGAGAGAACCGACCAGATGGGGTCAGCCACGGCCAAATTCAACAGATTCGGCTTCATCGAGCTTGGCATCGTCCCCGTGACGATTCCAAGCCCACATTCCAAGATGAACTTTTTATCTTTCCTCATCAAAGCCTTCTGTCTCACATTTCGCCCCGACAGCACGGcgggaaaaggaaaaactctcgcAGCCCGTGTTCACATCTGAAGCAAAGACATTTTTGTTGAAGGAACAGtcttaatttcttttattttctttgtttttttgtttgttttgtttttttcaaattgtGGTTCTTATGTAACGTTTGTACTCTACAACTGTATGTAGCATCAGTATTTCCATTGTTCATTTTTGTGTTGCCAAATATGGATTGTGTGCCATTTCATGCactgcttttacattttgttttctttctcctgttGTACATTCCAGTCACAGCCTGGTAGAATGATATAGCCAAcctggattgttttttgttttttttaaacagtataTGCTTCTTCCTCCCATCAGTTTGCTCAATGATAATCCATCAGATTTATGAATGTGAAAGAATCCcttcttaaaaaaacattttattcctGATCTTCTGGGCTTTAAATTTAACTGGGGTTTTAATCGAGGGAGAGGGGTGGGAGGGGTGCATCTCTCTGGTGTAAATGTTGTGCAAATGTAGTGGTGCCTCTCGTCACTGTCAAGGGTCAAAGGTTGCCCTCTCCAGTGTATATTGGTGTTGGGAAGGGACCACTCACCCAGCTCGTGTTTCACTCAAACCCCTCCCCCTGACGAACAGTTCTGTGCACATAATAAAGATTTTACACATGGGAACCCTCCACCTGCCTCCGTTTATTCTGATCCTTTTGGTGCGTCAATCCAAACCCATCATGCTGTCTCATTCAAGTTCTCACACTGAAAAATTAAGCGTAGCATTTCAGGCTAGTTTTACAGGCCTCATCTGGAGACGCACTGCGCATCAGTCACTGTTGGCAAGAAGGACATTTGATGACTGCTGTAAGTGTGATACTATTTAGCATTTCTACCACTTTCTTACATCTCAGGTTTACAAGATCAAGGTAATCTCACAAGGTTGCCAGATTCCATTTTGCTTATGACAGCTGTAGCTATTTCACAACATTTAGCATTCAAATGTGTTGTTACTTGGCTGAAATCATCTTCCTTTGGCTGCTTCCATCTGTTCCCCCTCGCTCCAGTCCTCTACATGTCGTCCTTCACCATGTACATGAATCttttctgtggtcttcctctcctcctgcctggcgGATCTATATTCTGTGTCGTTTGTAGTCCCTACATTTCAAATCACTCTCGCCTCCACACTCCTGTCTTCCCTCCTCTCTCGCTGCCTCCATGCAtaccttcttcctctcctcctttgtTTTTAGTCAACAGTAGCACAGCTTCCACTAGCACAGCAGTATCATTGGTGGTCATTGTTATTGTAGGCCTCAGCTGATAGTCAATGGAAGTCTAATGGAGGATGCCCTTCCTATTTATCCAGGCTTGGTACGAGTGCTAGCACTACAATGGCCTGTGGGCCCCCGTGATCATCAAGATCATTTAACCTGTACTCTGAGCTGACCAGCACCTTTATTACAATTCTCTAATGTGTAAATAGACCAATAATGATAATCCAGGAGGCCCCTTGGCACTGTGATGCTTTAAAGAAAAGGTCAGGCTATGTTTTTTCTAAATCTAAAGTAACCTGTGAAGTGGTCTGAGGAGGGACTAGATTCCTGCTCCAACTTTGGGCTCTGCTTTCAGAACAGAGGTTCTCAAACTATGAGGGCAGAGCACAGAGCCTACACAGGGGAGAAGTGGAGGACTAACCTATGCTAAGCTGagctaaaatgatttttttaaagggaaaattAACAAGAATTTGGTTTTGCTGTAGTGTTGACTTTAAATACCTTGACCCTTGTAAAGATGGGGAATGTCAGAAAAAATGTTTGCGATCAACTGTTTTAGTATAAAGGGGCAGGGACAGTTATGGGTTAGTTCTGTGCAGAGCCAACACGCAGCTCTGTGGACCGTTGTCAACATGTTTACTGTCAGCAGGGGGCAAAAAAAGTGAGGTGGACCAACTGGACTGTGAgctatttgtgtttgtgctgttgttggtccATCACTCAGACGACTGAAGTTCAAACTTGCAAAGAGCTCAAGTGAAACTGAGTGTTAAAGATAACTGAATGTGTCCACTGCAGGCCCTGTATGGTCTTTTCTtcgtctttttttaaatggtttttgTGCCTCTCCTCAGTGGTTAACTCCAGTGGTTCTCCCTTAACTGTTCAGGCCCAATtttcaaccaatcagcattAGCTCTGTGCACAACATCATCCACAAAGAGCCATTGTGAGCTACTTAATGTTGGGTTTTTGCACATCTGCGGATGTTGTATACCTGGAGTCCTTCACTCTGCATGGCCAAATATCTATGCACATAGACAAGCTTGAATTGCGACTTTGGAGGTGATCCGCAGTTTCTTTAATGGCCATTTGTGGCTCACTTCAAAAGCGAGTCATTCCTCACATATTTGCACGTAAAACCGCTGTCTGTGAGTCACTGAACCTCTGACTGTGCTGGTGGTGCCATTACTGGAGTTATAGTTGTAATATTATGGCCTGCTGTGTGGTTTAgactgtgagtgagtgagtgaaattcttgtggtTAATCAGTCTATTACTTTGAGTTAATTAATTGTTAATTAATTGAGCTTTTGGATGGTGCTTGCTTTATTTAGCATCCACCCTATGTCTAAATATGCGGTGTGATTAAAAAGTTCTGGAAATGAGAATAATTCTCATACAAATCAGAAACCTTAACTGATTTCAATTTGAAGGTCATTTCTCTAGACGGCAACAAACTTGTTTATTTCAAACTGACCCCAGTTTCTCCAACTGTAACTTTGAAGAGTCCAGCATTTCCAGGAACAAGGAGTAAGGTCAAGAGCGTACGCATCATCTTTTAATACAATTAACAGGGTCATGCACTGTGAATTTCAACACTGGCTGTCAGTGCGCCCTGAGTGGAGGGCAGGGCATTCAGAAGGAAACAACCTTAGTTGTTGTGCAGACCAGCCCACCATTGTGCCCAGGAAGTGAGCTTTTTTCATCCACAACAAAACCACCTTAAACCTACTTTCCAAATCTGCCTCTCTGCGGCTTTGGCCACTTCTTGTTAGTAAAGCTGGAGGCTTACCATTATGAAGAGGCACGGGTACAAGAGGCCCATAACGTATGCATAGTGGCAAAAACAGTACGAACACTTAAAATGGTCCAGAGGTGACTATTAAGGAGGTATCAGCCAGATAAAAAactaggggttttttttagtttttttggacTGATTtccaggattttctttttttttctttaaacacaccTGGTATGATCACTGTTGGCTCCAGAaaaaaatttataaataaaataaagcactggTTAAAAGCATGGTGCTACACTTCAGACAGCTGCTGCTCAGGCGTTGGAGCAGCTGATCAGAAGGCTCCCACAGTGTGCATGTCGAAGTTTCCTCAGCAATTAGACGTGTTTGTATTAAGTCGAAAAGGCACTACACAAGTACAGTGTATGGCCATGATTGGACAATTTTGAGTCTGATCTAGAAGATACAGCTGCACAGCTTTAGTCTTAATATTTCTTCCAAAAAATCCAACAAGAAAAAAGTCTGTATGCAGTTACAGTTTTACTCAGTGAATTTTCTCATCTAAAGCAGGTTAACAATATCTGACAGCACTGGCACCTAGCTATAAATATCCACTATACAATAATAGAAGACAAACTGTAGATATTGACAGTGAGATTTAGCCAATATTGATGGATTATTTTAAGCCACATGTAATCATCTAACTGCTCAATGTTTTAGATAAAGAGCTTCGTTGCATGATCTGTATAGATCTATGTTGTCAGTTTTTCAATTTggtagttgtgtgtgtgtgtgtgtgtgtgtgtgtgtgtgtgtgtgtgtgtgtgtgtgtgtttgtttgttttgttcacttCTTGGCAacggaacaaaaaaaaatctcatttttgTGTCACTGTCTTTTAAAGCTtgcgttttgctttttttgtagcCACATCTCAGTGTGACTCACCAGTACAGGAAGTGACAGTTATCATTTCCACAGAAGATGAGCATTTCAGTTTCCCCAGCGTGCAAATGTGGGTGTCCAAGCTTCTTGTGAGGTGACTGTTACAAGGTGACAGGCTTTCAAATCATAAGACACCAAATCAGGTATCCGTCTATTACACACGATCCATCCATCGTATATACGTTTATATGTAACTTTGTGTCCTGTCGCTGTGGTTAACCATGATATGCGCATGACATGTAGCTTTAAATCTTAGACAGAAATGTGACCATAGGGTGACATGCGGGAAGCATCTGAGCAGTTTGCAGAACTGAGTACTTCCTGTTACGTTAGATGAAGTAGTAATCAGACTGGCCAAAGAGCAACAACTGATCCATTCTGAGCTTTCCATCAGAAAGGTAAGACAGATCTTCTGCTACATACCCGATTATAGCTGACAGGACTTGATTATGTcttcaaatgttattttttataaaaatgataaaaacgaaACAAGGTTGTGAAACGGTTTGCCTCCTGGCTGATGCAAGCTTAAGCTGTGTGCTTCAAAAGGAACTGTCTGTATCTGAAAACATTACATAGTGCCGTGTTgggtttttcaaaaaaaaaaaaagtgtgaacatttcctgttttcttttattctcttcTTTCTGTCAAGCACCTACAGTCAGTACTGCGAGACTGTCCTCTGAGAGTGGCTGAAATGAGCTGAACTTTTATCACTTTTCGTCCTCACCCGTGCTCTGTTCCACCTGCAGACAGGTAAGACACATCCACTGCTGTGGTTAAACTTTTCTGACTTAAGGATCTACCGCTTATCTCGTTATGTTTAATGGTGCCAGATAAGTTCTGGCACAGGAGTCCGATTTATCAGATTTTATTTCTCTctacatattttacattttggtttgtttttttgtttttgttttttaaagattagAATTTTCTCTGactgaaaatacaaaatgtgaatcctctgtcagtctgcttaAAAGTTTTCACATTTAATATTCAGTGCTATACTTTTGAGTTTTGGTGTGAACGTAAAGCAAAGGGTGTGGTGACAGACACATGATTGCCTCATCACACGATGTAACTGGTACACTTGACACAATGATTTTTCCTCCCATGTATCTTTTTTccatgtatctttttttttttttaacttttaacttaTTCTGCAATTTCAGATTTGGTTTAACGCAGCTATGACACTCCTCGCCATGAAGACATTTCCAGCCTTTTTATGGGGAATATTCATCGTGGCTGCTTCCACCCCAGAAACCAGTGGTTCTACCTACACTGTTGAGCCCAACAAGACAAGCGCCCAGCTGACAACTGCACTTgcgtttcacaataaaacagattCACACCCTGCAGTGTGGGGAACAACTCACAGACCTGCAGCTACTACTGTTTCTGCAGCGGCACAGAGCACAGTGGTAACCACAGTGGAAACTAGCGCGGCAGCTATCAGTAACAAAACTAAAAGCTCCATTGACAGTGTAGTCACTTTGATTCCTACAAGCCCTGCAGCAGCAGTCCCAAGCAGCTCCGCTCCGCAGTTACTTCATACCTCCACAGCTTTGATTGAAACTCAACCCACCCACCAAGTGACcatgaaagaaacaacaacacatgCAGAGGACGGGTCCCATCCACAGTCAACCACAGCGCCAGACACCACTGCTCCTGCAACATTCTCATCAACAGCAGCTGTATCTTCTCCACAGCCCACATCCATCACTGAGTCTGCAATGACATCAGTGTTATCATCCACTTTCTCTTCTGAGAAATCTACTGCAGCTCCAGGCACTCAGAACCTCAGCAGCCTTTCAGTTTCTACTGCACGCCCATTGACGGCAGAGTCGATCTCAGAGACAACACGTGTGCCACAGGTGTCCACCTCTTTGCCCCCCACAACAGCCAAGACACTGAAAACCAGCCCTGAGATTTCATCTGCAACTCAGTCCGTTTCTGCCTCGAGTTCTTCTATCTCCACACAGTCAAATGCTACCTCTACGTCAACTGAATCTCCCAACTCCACCATTGCAATAATCCCGTTCCCCCGTAGGCCCACGGTGTTACCACATCCAATAACTAAGCCAGCCCCAGCTACTAAATCGCCACACGGTGAAATCTCAAAATCAACCCCCAGCACCGAGGTTCAACCCTGCTTGACCCAGAACGTGGTGAAGCAGTGCCTCATTGTCATCGCCTGCCTGGCTTTGGTGTGCACAATCTTTATCTTTACTACCATTGTCCTCTGCGCCAAACTGTCATCGAGGAAGCGCAAGCGCAAACCTCAAAAGGAAACGGAAATGATGTGCATTTCTGCTCTGCTGCCCGAGAGGAGCTACAACTATACGAGACAGCACAATCCGGTGCCCAATGGTGTCCTGGTGATGCCAAGGGCTGAAGACAGCGATGACGAGGTGGGAGATAATCTGACTCTCAGCAGCTTCCTTCCAGAGAATGATCGCTACGTGTAGATGGATTTTACTATGCTTTCATCTGTTTGCTATCAGTCAGCATGGAAATAGCTGCttttttaataaactcctgCTTCCCCTTTGATATTACTGGTTTTGCTTCAGTACCTGCCGTATTTCAGTGGAGGAAGAGAGAAaccacaaacagacaaacattcaCGGTTTCATGTGCAAGTGCCTGTAACTGCATGTGGTATTTGACAAGGTCTGTGCTTTTTGCATGACTTTAGCCTCCACAGGATGAAGAGTgatcaaagtttgttttttgttttttttcatccgGAGCTGAGCCCTGCTGGTATTTCACTTTACGACAGGGGACAGGAAGACTTGCTGTGCAAAGGGATATTATTGCTCTGTTCAGACACTGTTCAGTTTACAAGAACTATCCAGGTGGCTGAACGCTTAAAGGGACAGTTCAGCCTCAAGTCAAATTTACATGTTGTTCTGCTGGCCTGTAGTGCTATTTGTCCACCTGATGTGCCGGTGTTTGCAGATATTTACTGTAGAGTTGCCTTCCTTGTCTTGAATATACCAGAACCAGGTTACAACTGACTTCTGCTACTCATTGCAAATTTCCTTTTTCAAGAAATCATCCTCACATGGTGTTGTGAGCAGTTTTATGCAGGAACTATGTCTTTTCGACCTAACTGCATCAGCCAGTCAAAAGCTAATATCACACCTCAGCTAAGGGGGGAAACAATCTGTGTTTACATCCTGTCACAACGTCGTTGTGCAGTGGCACACTTCCTTCTGCAAAGTGATGCAATTGGCTGGTGCactttagaaaaaagaaaatgtaaccaCACAAAACTGCTCGTTATGGTGGATTTATTTTCCATAAGTGGGTTGTTATGATTGATAAGAGCCAGGGAGGTTTCAAAGACAGTTTTTGAAGCTGTGAGCACCATAATTTTAATATCTAACAccattatattaaataaaaaaagtgagataagagaaaaaacaagagatggatggatggatatcacCAATTTTGTGCAATTCACACCAAAAGATGAGCAGATACATAGATGGTTGAACGCTTGATGATGTAATGACCCTCTTATCAGTTTGTCTTGGTAGGTCATGTGACCCTGGCATGGAGCTAACATGGCTTAGTTGTAGGGTTTTCATTCATCAGGGGCTGATTGTGGCATATAAGGAGCAGTCCTGGTGACTCTTTGTGTCCTGTCCTCTCCTCTTCTGTATGGACTCCCTGCAAGCCTGTAAGAAAATAGGATCACCCGACTAGGCCACCTTCGGTCCACATGTATCACATGAcctataaaaacaaaccaacatggGGGTCGTCACAATGCACAAAACtaatttcatgttgtttaagtgtgtgtgtgaagagatcTACTTTCtgataatttattaaataaatgtctttgttaACTTTAACATTTTAGTAACTCTTCAGGTTAAGAgtcataatgaaaaaaagaataaaacatttctgcaaACTTAGAACTGATCACTTCTCAGTGTAGAAGTTAAACATATTCTGTGGTTCTCTCATGACAACAAAAGTTTGAGGAACTTATCTGAAAGATTTCCTCAAAACGATTATGCCTTGCAATCCATATTGTGCTTAGTGTTATGAATATTTTCAACATTAAAAGTAgcctttttaataaaaaaaaactgtctgtaAATTTCTAAACAGTCAAAATAGAAATAAACTTTCTGTGATCTCCGTCAGTGCCCTCGTTTATGAAAGCCCTcacaaaaaaagcttttttcctgCTCCTGACTGGATCTCAATTTCACTTCCTTtcctgagaaaagaaaacaattccCTGAATACATATTAGGGCCATGAGaccacatttttttctctctctttttaaattttccccCGACATTTACAGACGTCGGTGACTATCAACAGAGCTGAGGCAAATGTAAACCTGGAGGATGCAGGAACCCATCGCACGCTCCTCATGACCATATAAAGCTACGTTTGTCGTGAGCgatcaaaagcaaaacagacaTGCAAGAAAAATGCAATCACTCAAACAAAGTCACACTCTCTCCCTTAAGtggtctcacacacatacatacacacacacacgctttaaTTGCTCGTCTCTGGATAAAATGCTCCACATTGTTTCTAACAGTCTCCAGCGTGTGGCCTTTACCTTCCCCCTTCTCTTTGCTGTCCACACAGGAACCATTAACCTTTTCCTGCATTGGCAGATCACTCATACAAGCTGCTCTCTGACTCTTTTTTTAGCCCCAGAGGTTTGCTGTTATTCATCAGTGTGAGGGACTAAGGGGGTACAACGAAGGAAAGGCTGTCAGTCAGaggctctgttttatttttagagggtttatttatttgtgatgcTTTTATAGCTCTTAagaattaattttgttttgtggaATTGGCTTTCCACATCCACTGAGCCAAACATCAGAGTGGAGAAGAGGTCCCTGCCCCCACAGCACATTATAAACTCCCACATAACAAGAACAATCTGTGTGCAGGCCGGAGAGCTCAGACACTCTCGGGGGAAACTGGAGGGGGAGGAGAACAGTGGATAGGCAGAAGGAGGGATTTCTCCTCATGgtaaactgcttttttttttttaaatacccagACAAACCTCCACACTGAAACCTGAAACTCGCGGAGGGGGCGTGCTTCACCGAGCATTCGCCGCTCTTTGCTGTGCTAAGTTCACTTTTTTCCAGTCTCATCCTCCTCATTCTGAGGGCTTTTCAGCAGACAGCTCTTCTTCTGCAGTGGATGGTGAGTCAAATGTGTCATTTCATAAGGTTTTGTCCTTAAAATTCAATAACAGCATCTTGACACCTTGTTTGACAGCATCATGATAGAAGGATTCAAACTCAGGAATTAGGaacatgataataaaaaaagtaGAGACAAGGTTCAGATTTAGACATTAAAAGTTTTCGACATTACGTTTGCAAA
This Astatotilapia calliptera chromosome 7, fAstCal1.2, whole genome shotgun sequence DNA region includes the following protein-coding sequences:
- the coro1cb gene encoding coronin-1C isoform X2, translated to MMRRVVRQSKFRHVFGQAVRNDQCYDDIRVSRVTWDSSFCAVNPKFVAIIIEASGGGAFLVLPLQKTGRIDKAYPTVCGHTGPVLDIEWCPHNDHVIASSSEDCTVMVWQIPENGLESPLSEPVVVLEGHSKRVGIVSWHPTARNVLLSAGCDNQIIIWNVGTGEAMINLEDMHPDVIFSVSWSRNGSLLCTACKDKKVRVIDPRKKKIVAEKDKAHEGARPMRAIFLADGNIFTTGFSRMSERQLALWKTDSMDEPICVQEMDTSNGVLLPFYDPDTNIVYLCGKGDSSIRYFEITDEAPFVHYLNTFSTKEPQRGMGYMPKRGLDVNKCEIARFYKLHERKCEPIIMTVPRKSDLFQDDLYPDTAGPDPSLEAEEWFAGKNGGPILISLKDGYVSTKNRDLKVVKTNVLESKPATKVENVPTVQKHASPQSSVKMEDKLEEVLREFKSLRDRVILQDRRIARLEEQVAKVAM
- the LOC113027309 gene encoding flocculation protein FLO11-like, which encodes MTLLAMKTFPAFLWGIFIVAASTPETSGSTYTVEPNKTSAQLTTALAFHNKTDSHPAVWGTTHRPAATTVSAAAQSTVVTTVETSAAAISNKTKSSIDSVVTLIPTSPAAAVPSSSAPQLLHTSTALIETQPTHQVTMKETTTHAEDGSHPQSTTAPDTTAPATFSSTAAVSSPQPTSITESAMTSVLSSTFSSEKSTAAPGTQNLSSLSVSTARPLTAESISETTRVPQVSTSLPPTTAKTLKTSPEISSATQSVSASSSSISTQSNATSTSTESPNSTIAIIPFPRRPTVLPHPITKPAPATKSPHGEISKSTPSTEVQPCLTQNVVKQCLIVIACLALVCTIFIFTTIVLCAKLSSRKRKRKPQKETEMMCISALLPERSYNYTRQHNPVPNGVLVMPRAEDSDDEVGDNLTLSSFLPENDRYV